One part of the Humulus lupulus chromosome 9, drHumLupu1.1, whole genome shotgun sequence genome encodes these proteins:
- the LOC133802409 gene encoding uncharacterized protein LOC133802409: MSPVDVMDSSMSMTLTGVVALHRSIIRARTQLDDMRTEHQATLQEVKATKDALTTSKVELEKTQVNLEKTRLKVQELETSLATSQADLEAAKTEVQAAQATLEAERATSEQSLQDLFYHCWAFNSEADFSFMSPSLWANLVVKFQAHLDKEAPPSETGEASGAAEQGETATSKGPTDGASGAFSFCF; this comes from the exons atgagcccggttgacgttatggactcttcaatgagcatgaccctaacg ggtgtcgtcgcccttcaccggagcatcatcagggccagaactcagcttgatgacatgaggaccgagcaccaggccacccttcaggaggttaaggcgactaaggatgccctgacgacctcgaaggtcgagttggagaagacccaggTCAATCTGGAGAAGACCCGCctgaaggtccaggagctcgagacctcccttgccacctcgcaggcAGACCTAGAGGCggcgaagactgaggtccaggcCGCCCAGGCCACCCTAGAAGCCGAACGGGCCACATCGGAGCAGTCCctgcaggacctgttctatcactgctgggctttcaactcagaggctgacttctccttcatgtcaccaaGCCTTTGGGCGAACTTGGTGGTGAAGTTTCAAGCTCACCTTGATAAGGAGGCGCCGCCTTCGGAAACTGGGGaggcctctggcgcggcggagcaaggtgaaacggcgacctccaaagggccgactGACGGGGCCTCGGGCGCTTTTTCTTTTTGCTTTTGA